One genomic segment of Schistosoma haematobium chromosome 6, whole genome shotgun sequence includes these proteins:
- the SERPINB1 gene encoding Leukocyte elastase inhibitor, variant 3 (EggNog:ENOG410V4H4~COG:V~MEROPS:MER0018990), with protein sequence MCFPEDNSHTSEFYELNGSKMIVKLMYNESYFDMVSLPHLRSRAAKIPFKDPKFTLLIILPDANDGLPDLLDSMYKHGGISSILSTSFQNTKMRLYLPKFRLREGSAIKLKDHLRKLGINDAFCSLSADFSNVSDSDRMCISDVMHKAVFEVDEKGAVAAAATATQMVYCTSLRPHKPVPEFRVDHPFFISIVWNNCLPIFLGHITSPLND encoded by the exons ATGTGTTTTCCTGAGGATAACTCACATACTAGCGAGTTTTATGAATTGAATGGATCAAAAATGAttgtgaagttgatgtataacgAATCATATTTCGATATGGTCAGTTTACCCCACTTGAGGTCACGTGCTGCGAAGATACCATTTAAAGACCCTAA GTTTACGTTATTGATCATTCTTCCAGATGCAAATGACGGATTGCCCGATTTACTGGATTCAATGTATAAACATGGTGGAATTTCTTCAATACTTTCCACGAGTtttcaaaatacaaaaatgCGTTTGTATTTGCCTAAATTTAGATTAAGAGAAGGTTCTGCAATAAAACTGAAAGATCATCTGCGGAAATTGGGAATAAACGATGCATTCTGTTCTTTATCAGCTGATTTTTCAAATGTTTCTGACTCAGATAGGATGTGTATATCAGATGTGATGCATAAAGCTGTTTTTGAA GTGGATGAAAAAGGTGCAGTGGCGGCTGCAGCTACAGCGACACAAATGGTATACTGCACATCTCTGAGACCTCACAAACCTGTACCCGAATTTCGTGTTGATCATCCATTCTTTATTTCAATTGTTTGGAATAATTGTCTACCAATATTTCTTGGACATATTACATCACCATTGAATGACTAA
- the SERPINB1 gene encoding Leukocyte elastase inhibitor, variant 2 (EggNog:ENOG410V4H4~COG:V~MEROPS:MER0135501): protein MEALKSLTNFTDKFYEQILNETHGQWKNVFLSPFNIYTALGMVLSGSGNNTKAEMIKAMQLSDCLEHDQVHHEIAQLLNDCSKPSEGVNIILANRLFVAQNVRIKEQFKTNLKTYYDAPTEHVAFETDIEGSRNRINQWVSKQTKGQIQELLSPSSLTKDTSAVVTATTYFKGLWNMCFPEDNSHTSEFYELNGSKMIVKLMYNESYFDMVSLPHLRSRAAKIPFKDPKFTLLIILPDANDGLPDLLDSMYKHGGISSILSTSFQNTKMRLYLPKFRLREGSAIKLKDHLRKLGINDAFCSLSADFSNVSDSDRMCISDVMHKAVFEVDEKGAVAAAATATQMVYCTSLRPHKPVPEFRVDHPFFISIVWNNCLPIFLGHITSPLND from the exons ATGGAGGCATTAAAGTCACTTACGAACTTCACTGACAAGTTTTACGaacaaatattaaatgaaaCTCATG GTCAATGGAAAAATGTTTTTCTCTCGCCGTTCAATATCTATACTGCCCTCGGAATGGTTCTTTCAGGCAGTGGGAACAATACGAAAGCCGAGATGATAAAGGCAATGCAATTGTCTGACTGTTTAGAACATGATCAAGTTCATCATGAGATTGCTCAACTTCTAAATGATTGTTCGAAACCTAGTGAAGGTGTTAATATAATCCTTGCTAATAGATTGTTCGTTGCACAAAATGTGAGAATCAAGGAACAGTTCAAAACTAATCTGAAGACATACTACGATGCTCCAACAGAACAT GTGGCATTTGAGACTGACATAGAAGGTTCTCGAAACCGGATAAACCAGTGGGTTAGTAAACAAACTAAAGGACAAATTCAAGAACTGCTTTCACCCAGTTCTTTAACAAAGGACACGTCTGCTGTAGTGACAGCTACTACATACTTCAAAG GTTTGTGGAATATGTGTTTTCCTGAGGATAACTCACATACTAGCGAGTTTTATGAATTGAATGGATCAAAAATGAttgtgaagttgatgtataacgAATCATATTTCGATATGGTCAGTTTACCCCACTTGAGGTCACGTGCTGCGAAGATACCATTTAAAGACCCTAA GTTTACGTTATTGATCATTCTTCCAGATGCAAATGACGGATTGCCCGATTTACTGGATTCAATGTATAAACATGGTGGAATTTCTTCAATACTTTCCACGAGTtttcaaaatacaaaaatgCGTTTGTATTTGCCTAAATTTAGATTAAGAGAAGGTTCTGCAATAAAACTGAAAGATCATCTGCGGAAATTGGGAATAAACGATGCATTCTGTTCTTTATCAGCTGATTTTTCAAATGTTTCTGACTCAGATAGGATGTGTATATCAGATGTGATGCATAAAGCTGTTTTTGAA GTGGATGAAAAAGGTGCAGTGGCGGCTGCAGCTACAGCGACACAAATGGTATACTGCACATCTCTGAGACCTCACAAACCTGTACCCGAATTTCGTGTTGATCATCCATTCTTTATTTCAATTGTTTGGAATAATTGTCTACCAATATTTCTTGGACATATTACATCACCATTGAATGACTAA
- the SERPINB1 gene encoding Leukocyte elastase inhibitor (EggNog:ENOG410V4H4~COG:V~MEROPS:MER0135501) — MEALKSLTNFTDKFYEQILNETHGQWKNVFLSPFNIYTALGMVLSGSGNNTKAEMIKAMQLSDCLEHDQVHHEIAQLLNDCSKPSEGVNIILANRLFVAQNVRIKEQFKTNLKTYYDAPTEHVAFETDIEGSRNRINQWVSKQTKGQIQELLSPSSLTKDTSAVVTATTYFKGLWNMCFPEDNSHTSEFYELNGSKMIVKLMYNESYFDMVSLPHLRSRAAKIPFKDPKCK; from the exons ATGGAGGCATTAAAGTCACTTACGAACTTCACTGACAAGTTTTACGaacaaatattaaatgaaaCTCATG GTCAATGGAAAAATGTTTTTCTCTCGCCGTTCAATATCTATACTGCCCTCGGAATGGTTCTTTCAGGCAGTGGGAACAATACGAAAGCCGAGATGATAAAGGCAATGCAATTGTCTGACTGTTTAGAACATGATCAAGTTCATCATGAGATTGCTCAACTTCTAAATGATTGTTCGAAACCTAGTGAAGGTGTTAATATAATCCTTGCTAATAGATTGTTCGTTGCACAAAATGTGAGAATCAAGGAACAGTTCAAAACTAATCTGAAGACATACTACGATGCTCCAACAGAACAT GTGGCATTTGAGACTGACATAGAAGGTTCTCGAAACCGGATAAACCAGTGGGTTAGTAAACAAACTAAAGGACAAATTCAAGAACTGCTTTCACCCAGTTCTTTAACAAAGGACACGTCTGCTGTAGTGACAGCTACTACATACTTCAAAG GTTTGTGGAATATGTGTTTTCCTGAGGATAACTCACATACTAGCGAGTTTTATGAATTGAATGGATCAAAAATGAttgtgaagttgatgtataacgAATCATATTTCGATATGGTCAGTTTACCCCACTTGAGGTCACGTGCTGCGAAGATACCATTTAAAGACCCTAA ATGCAAATGA